From the Natrarchaeobaculum aegyptiacum genome, one window contains:
- a CDS encoding DUF5820 family protein has translation MSDLPDLPDSWVVWADGDDGRLVLAYRPDVFDAGEYPAPCLPTLYVTHGRRTRRPGRNPRNTTASSDWFVTFYLEPEVTLANDCHSSQAEALAAAGDLARRFDDGELDYRGCYQVPREAYLDRLDDLTGRAE, from the coding sequence ATGAGCGACCTGCCGGACCTCCCCGATTCGTGGGTCGTCTGGGCCGACGGTGACGACGGCCGACTCGTCCTCGCCTATCGCCCCGACGTCTTCGACGCAGGCGAGTACCCCGCCCCCTGCCTCCCCACCCTCTACGTCACCCACGGCCGCCGGACCCGTCGCCCCGGTCGAAACCCCCGGAACACGACCGCCTCGAGCGACTGGTTCGTCACGTTCTACCTCGAGCCGGAGGTCACCCTCGCGAACGATTGCCACTCGAGTCAGGCCGAGGCACTCGCCGCAGCGGGTGACCTCGCTCGCCGGTTCGACGACGGCGAACTGGACTACCGGGGATGCTATCAGGTTCCCCGGGAGGCGTATCTGGATCGGCTGGACGACCTGACTGGTCGGGCGGAATAG
- a CDS encoding UPF0179 family protein, translating into MSTVTLLGRRLAEPGTEFVYEGEADGCAGCPYRSQCLNLSTDTKYRVTSVRENAQTLECAMHDGGVRAVEVEPVSVRANIHGKGAFAGSKAGLPGPCPYVECSSHEFCEPDGVSFDEEYRIREIIGDPPHEVCHLDRSLELVELDVQD; encoded by the coding sequence ATGTCCACCGTCACCCTCCTCGGCCGTCGGCTGGCCGAACCCGGGACCGAATTCGTCTACGAGGGCGAAGCCGACGGCTGTGCGGGCTGTCCCTACCGCAGCCAGTGTCTCAATCTCTCCACTGACACGAAGTACCGCGTCACGAGCGTTCGCGAGAACGCCCAGACCCTCGAGTGCGCGATGCACGACGGTGGCGTCCGCGCCGTCGAGGTCGAACCCGTCTCCGTGCGCGCGAACATCCACGGGAAGGGTGCCTTCGCCGGGAGCAAGGCTGGCCTCCCCGGCCCCTGCCCGTACGTCGAGTGTTCGAGCCACGAGTTCTGTGAACCCGACGGCGTCTCCTTCGACGAGGAGTACCGAATTCGCGAGATTATCGGTGATCCCCCACACGAGGTCTGTCACCTCGACCGCTCGCTCGAACTGGTCGAACTCGACGTGCAGGATTGA
- a CDS encoding universal stress protein: MYDTILVPTDGSTVAETAVEHAVDLAQQYDADVHALYVVDLDAMDVAVGTEQIDRFKQGDLSDLPELEERARIATGSVAEKAEAAGLEVTESIVAGNPRKRIATYGDENDIDLIVMGSAGRGGVRRVLLGSVAERTLRSTTIPVLVVDVREE; this comes from the coding sequence ATGTACGACACCATACTCGTCCCGACCGATGGAAGTACCGTCGCCGAAACCGCCGTCGAACACGCCGTCGACCTCGCCCAGCAGTACGACGCCGACGTCCACGCGCTGTACGTCGTCGACCTCGACGCGATGGACGTCGCCGTCGGCACCGAACAGATCGACCGCTTCAAACAGGGCGACCTGAGCGACCTCCCCGAACTCGAGGAGCGCGCCCGGATCGCTACCGGCTCCGTCGCCGAGAAAGCCGAAGCAGCCGGCCTCGAGGTCACCGAATCGATCGTCGCTGGCAACCCGCGCAAGCGAATCGCCACCTACGGTGACGAAAACGACATCGACCTCATCGTGATGGGGTCGGCCGGTCGCGGCGGCGTCCGACGGGTCCTGCTCGGCAGCGTCGCCGAACGAACACTGCGCTCGACGACGATTCCGGTACTGGTCGTCGACGTCCGCGAGGAGTAA
- a CDS encoding solute symporter family protein: MMDPVVLDSALDIGFKTVPTLILVGMLALFLGVGYFFRVAAVDELWVAGRSIGSVENGMAIGANWMSAASYLGVAGLIATIGYFGLAYVVGWTTGYFILLIFMAAQFRRFGKYTAPDFVGDRFYSDWARGIAAFTTLVIAFVYAVGQASGMGLMSQYIFGVSYETGVILLMAVTIGYVALSGMLGTTKNMAIQYIILIIAFTLGLYATGWAQGWSLAVPYLEAGPQVAEAASLEAQLVEPFAFTSYYGWIALTFSLIVGTCGLPHVLVRFYTVDNERTARWSTVWGLFFICLLYWGTATYAAFGGLLYADGPGDGSFMDMPGGDADSIVLLTAQLAELPEWLVGLVAAGAVAAALATTAGLFITASSAAAHDIYTNLYKENATQREQLIVGRSTILGIGILTTIIGLNPPALIGELVAMSFAIAGSIFFPVFFLGLWWEKTTREGAIAGMLVGMVISFGAILNDTAIPMYTGVETAVIPEVAAYLPGTASALIGVPVVFAVIIVVSLLTEEPPEDVKRLVRQCHSPEPMHQMDSAEDVAADGGSPADD, encoded by the coding sequence ATGATGGATCCGGTCGTCCTCGACTCTGCACTCGACATCGGGTTCAAGACGGTTCCGACACTGATCCTGGTCGGGATGCTCGCGCTCTTCCTGGGCGTGGGGTACTTCTTCCGCGTCGCCGCAGTCGACGAACTGTGGGTCGCCGGGCGCTCGATCGGCTCGGTCGAGAACGGGATGGCGATCGGTGCAAACTGGATGAGTGCCGCGTCGTACCTCGGGGTGGCCGGACTGATCGCGACGATCGGCTACTTCGGGCTGGCGTACGTCGTCGGCTGGACGACGGGATACTTCATCCTGCTCATCTTCATGGCCGCCCAGTTCCGTCGGTTCGGAAAGTACACCGCACCCGACTTCGTCGGTGACCGGTTTTACTCCGACTGGGCGCGTGGCATCGCGGCGTTCACCACGCTCGTGATCGCGTTCGTCTACGCGGTTGGACAGGCCAGCGGCATGGGACTGATGTCCCAGTACATCTTCGGCGTCTCCTACGAGACTGGCGTCATCCTGCTGATGGCCGTCACCATCGGCTACGTCGCCCTCTCCGGCATGCTGGGGACGACGAAGAACATGGCCATCCAGTACATCATCCTGATCATCGCGTTCACGCTCGGCCTCTACGCGACCGGCTGGGCACAGGGCTGGTCGCTCGCCGTGCCGTACCTCGAGGCCGGTCCGCAGGTCGCAGAGGCCGCGAGCCTCGAGGCCCAGCTCGTCGAGCCGTTCGCGTTCACGAGCTACTACGGCTGGATCGCACTGACGTTCAGTCTCATCGTCGGTACCTGCGGGCTGCCCCACGTGCTGGTGCGGTTCTACACGGTCGACAACGAGCGGACGGCCCGCTGGTCGACGGTGTGGGGACTGTTCTTCATCTGCCTGCTGTACTGGGGCACCGCGACGTACGCGGCCTTCGGTGGCCTGCTGTACGCCGACGGTCCCGGCGACGGCAGCTTCATGGACATGCCCGGCGGTGACGCAGACTCCATCGTGCTGTTGACCGCCCAGCTCGCGGAACTGCCCGAGTGGCTGGTCGGACTGGTCGCAGCGGGTGCCGTCGCCGCGGCACTGGCGACGACCGCCGGCCTGTTCATTACGGCCTCGTCGGCGGCTGCACACGACATCTACACCAACCTCTACAAGGAGAACGCGACCCAGCGCGAACAGTTGATCGTCGGTCGATCGACGATCCTCGGCATCGGTATCCTGACGACGATCATCGGCCTGAACCCGCCGGCGCTCATCGGCGAACTCGTCGCGATGTCGTTCGCCATCGCGGGCTCGATCTTCTTCCCCGTGTTCTTCCTCGGGCTCTGGTGGGAGAAGACGACCAGAGAGGGTGCCATCGCCGGCATGCTCGTCGGGATGGTGATCTCGTTCGGTGCGATCCTGAACGACACCGCGATTCCGATGTACACCGGCGTCGAGACTGCCGTGATCCCGGAAGTCGCCGCGTACCTGCCCGGGACCGCCTCCGCACTGATCGGCGTCCCGGTCGTGTTCGCAGTCATCATCGTCGTCTCGCTGCTGACCGAAGAACCACCGGAGGACGTCAAACGACTCGTCCGCCAGTGTCACAGCCCCGAGCCGATGCACCAGATGGACTCCGCAGAAGACGTCGCAGCCGACGGAGGGAGTCCCGCAGACGACTGA
- a CDS encoding DUF4212 domain-containing protein gives MSDNTTRDSTDAAATDGGVKTEQYLDKEINLFKPATPFMRDNLRAMWGLFALWAIVVFGPTTAVLIAPDVMTGTEVLGGFPLHFFITAVVTPLGALVLSAVYAYQRDRLDTKYGISHEDDVETDSSETVAADGGDR, from the coding sequence ATGTCAGATAATACCACTCGAGATTCGACAGACGCCGCCGCGACGGACGGCGGCGTGAAGACTGAACAGTACCTCGACAAGGAGATCAACCTCTTCAAGCCCGCGACGCCGTTCATGCGGGACAACCTGCGTGCGATGTGGGGGTTGTTCGCGCTGTGGGCGATCGTCGTGTTCGGCCCGACGACGGCGGTCCTGATCGCGCCAGACGTCATGACCGGGACGGAAGTGCTCGGCGGGTTCCCGCTGCACTTCTTCATCACGGCGGTCGTGACACCCCTCGGCGCGCTGGTGCTGTCGGCCGTCTACGCCTACCAGCGTGATCGCCTCGACACCAAGTACGGTATCTCACACGAAGACGACGTCGAGACCGACTCGAGCGAGACGGTCGCGGCCGACGGGGGTGACCGATGA
- the acs gene encoding acetate--CoA ligase has protein sequence MSQEEASLEARLEEQDTFEPPESFVEQANVSDPGIYDEFEENWPECWERAADFIDWEESYDEVLDESEAPTYQWFTNGKLNASYNCLDRHVENGAKNRAAIKWEGELGETRTYTYGDLLNEVEAFAAGLRDLGVEEDDVVTMYMPMVPELPIAMLACARIGAPHSVVFAGFSADALATRMNDADSEYLITCDGYYRRGDALDHLSKTNEGLTDVDHETTTVVVDRLGDALEHDLAADQVDYDELVDEHAGATVEPVTRDAEDMLFLMYTSGTTGKPKGVKHTTGGYLSYAAWTSHAVLDLEPEDTYWCSADIGWITGHSYILYGPLALGTTTVMYEGTPDYPDKDRFWEIIEKNRVDVFYTAPTAIRAFMKWGKEYPERHDLSSLRLLGTVGEPINPRAWKWYYEHIGGGECPVVDTWWQTETGGHMITTLPGVGKMKPGSAGPGLPGLDVQIVDGAGEEVDAGEAGYLTVQKPWPGMLRTLYRNDERFVSEYWQEYSDPDADEWVYFPEDGAKIDEDGYITVLGRVDDVINVSGHRLGTMEIESAAVGVEGVAEAAVVGGDHEVKGEAVYVYAIPEDGYEGDAELEQAVVESIDDSIGPIARPEEVIFTPELPKTRSGKIMRRLLEDIASGNELGNTSTLRNPDVVDDIAAQVDSD, from the coding sequence ATGTCACAGGAGGAAGCCAGTCTCGAGGCGCGACTCGAGGAGCAAGATACGTTCGAGCCGCCCGAGTCGTTCGTCGAGCAGGCGAACGTGTCCGATCCGGGCATCTACGACGAGTTCGAGGAGAACTGGCCGGAGTGTTGGGAACGGGCAGCCGATTTCATCGACTGGGAGGAGTCCTACGACGAGGTGTTAGACGAGTCGGAGGCACCGACCTACCAGTGGTTCACGAACGGGAAGCTGAACGCCTCGTACAACTGTCTCGACCGGCACGTCGAGAACGGGGCGAAAAACCGGGCGGCGATCAAGTGGGAGGGCGAACTGGGTGAGACGCGCACGTACACGTACGGTGACCTTCTGAACGAGGTCGAAGCCTTCGCGGCGGGGCTGCGAGACCTCGGCGTCGAGGAAGACGACGTCGTCACGATGTACATGCCGATGGTGCCGGAGCTGCCCATCGCGATGCTCGCCTGCGCCCGCATCGGCGCACCCCACTCGGTCGTCTTCGCCGGATTCTCCGCGGACGCGCTCGCGACCCGGATGAACGACGCCGACAGCGAGTACCTGATCACCTGTGACGGGTATTACCGGCGCGGCGACGCGCTCGATCACCTCTCGAAGACCAACGAGGGGCTCACCGACGTCGACCACGAGACCACGACCGTCGTCGTCGACCGACTCGGCGACGCACTCGAGCACGACCTCGCGGCGGATCAGGTCGACTACGACGAACTGGTCGACGAGCACGCGGGTGCGACGGTCGAGCCAGTCACCCGGGACGCAGAGGACATGCTGTTCCTCATGTACACCTCGGGGACGACCGGCAAGCCGAAAGGCGTCAAGCACACGACGGGTGGCTACCTGTCGTACGCCGCCTGGACGTCTCACGCCGTCCTCGACCTCGAGCCGGAAGACACCTACTGGTGTTCGGCGGACATCGGCTGGATTACGGGTCACTCCTACATCCTGTACGGGCCGCTCGCGCTCGGAACGACGACGGTGATGTACGAGGGGACGCCCGATTATCCGGACAAAGACCGGTTCTGGGAGATCATCGAGAAGAACCGCGTCGACGTCTTCTACACGGCACCGACGGCGATCCGGGCGTTCATGAAGTGGGGCAAGGAGTACCCAGAACGCCACGACCTCTCCTCGCTGCGACTGCTGGGAACGGTCGGCGAACCGATCAACCCGCGCGCGTGGAAATGGTACTACGAGCACATCGGAGGCGGTGAGTGTCCGGTCGTCGACACCTGGTGGCAGACCGAGACTGGCGGTCACATGATCACCACCCTGCCCGGCGTGGGCAAGATGAAACCCGGCTCCGCTGGACCGGGACTCCCCGGGCTCGACGTCCAGATCGTCGACGGGGCAGGCGAGGAGGTCGACGCCGGTGAGGCTGGCTACCTCACCGTTCAGAAGCCCTGGCCCGGGATGCTCCGAACGCTGTACCGGAACGACGAGCGATTCGTCTCCGAGTACTGGCAGGAGTACTCAGACCCCGACGCCGACGAGTGGGTCTACTTCCCAGAGGACGGCGCGAAGATCGACGAGGACGGCTACATCACCGTCCTCGGCCGCGTCGACGACGTCATCAACGTCTCGGGCCACCGCCTCGGGACGATGGAGATCGAGTCCGCGGCCGTCGGCGTCGAGGGCGTCGCCGAAGCCGCCGTCGTCGGCGGTGACCACGAGGTCAAAGGCGAGGCCGTCTACGTCTACGCGATCCCAGAAGACGGCTACGAGGGCGACGCCGAACTCGAGCAAGCGGTGGTGGAATCGATCGACGATTCGATCGGCCCGATCGCTCGCCCGGAAGAAGTGATCTTCACGCCGGAACTCCCGAAGACGCGCTCGGGCAAGATCATGCGGCGGCTACTCGAGGACATCGCCAGCGGCAACGAACTGGGCAACACGTCGACGCTCCGGAATCCGGACGTCGTCGACGACATCGCTGCGCAGGTGGATAGCGACTGA
- a CDS encoding bacterio-opsin activator domain-containing protein, translating to MSIETATDAVLSRRQYESLLDAAETYREALVVRLCGEVGLRPAELAELSIEDVEQVRMDPPRYLVRVPPVGDRSGRTAYLPTNVERELRRYARSNDLAAADRIFTVTPRRLQMLVADVAERASDLFEDPSLAEISSSDLRQYFLYRALVANDVNPRVVKAAGGWQSFEALEPYLPEPTETELVDAFEAVERPGDPRRSRSGGQPGTGSAVSDDSVIRLLLAASDRYALVRLDEDGYVERWNRSGAALFGYRAGEIVGTHVSAFYTDEAVENGRPERTLAAALEESGYEAEGLRVHKDGSRFRATEVITPLRDDRGRHRGYAVFVRDVSSLYEELESVTDRCETLERREAVARGHRRLTLALLAAEDHEAVERNACAAIVDGDAYAFAWIDRTTVDERTMPRRAASGVDPDAIDGVLPDDWDGAQAVVGDGGPKRSTTVDVIGEPAGNEASGANDEDRNELVFTTPVDGTLEGERFDGTVASVPLSDGDTTYGTLSVATRRAAIDDEERRWLETIARQVGYAIRAVRRRNLLLSDRVVELEIVCRDDESFFVDASRRLGCRFELDSLVAISETTQLYYLYLEGAEPAAVFDLVDADHGIEDCRLIETDEDGCRLEFVVEGSSPTLTLTEYGMTVVDAVFADGVATITAECAADADLRTIVDGLRASFPDSEVVSKRETERAVQTAREFRDGLEERLTDRQEAALRAAYFGGYYDWPRESTAEEVADAMGISSPTLHNHLRKGQHELLRTFFDDPGEETIDGE from the coding sequence ATGTCCATCGAGACGGCGACGGACGCCGTCCTCTCTCGTCGGCAGTACGAGTCGTTACTCGACGCCGCCGAGACCTACCGCGAGGCGCTCGTGGTCCGTCTCTGTGGCGAGGTCGGGCTCCGACCGGCGGAACTCGCCGAGCTATCGATCGAGGACGTAGAGCAGGTCCGGATGGATCCGCCCCGATATCTCGTTCGCGTTCCCCCGGTCGGGGATCGGTCGGGCCGGACGGCTTACCTGCCGACGAACGTCGAGCGCGAGCTCCGGCGGTACGCCCGGAGTAACGACCTCGCCGCCGCCGACCGGATCTTCACGGTGACGCCCCGGCGGCTCCAGATGCTCGTCGCCGACGTCGCCGAGCGCGCGAGCGACCTCTTCGAGGACCCCTCACTCGCCGAAATTTCCTCGAGTGACCTCAGACAGTATTTCCTCTACCGGGCGCTCGTCGCAAACGACGTCAATCCGCGCGTCGTGAAGGCGGCGGGTGGCTGGCAGAGTTTCGAAGCGCTCGAGCCGTACCTTCCCGAGCCCACGGAGACGGAACTCGTCGACGCGTTCGAGGCGGTCGAACGGCCGGGCGACCCGCGGCGGAGCCGAAGCGGCGGGCAGCCGGGGACCGGTTCAGCCGTGAGCGACGACAGCGTGATCCGCCTGTTGCTCGCCGCGAGCGACCGCTACGCGCTGGTTCGGCTCGACGAAGACGGCTACGTCGAGCGGTGGAATCGAAGCGGCGCCGCGCTCTTTGGCTACCGGGCCGGCGAGATCGTCGGCACGCACGTTTCGGCGTTTTACACGGACGAGGCCGTCGAGAACGGAAGGCCGGAGCGGACGCTCGCAGCAGCACTCGAGGAGTCGGGATACGAAGCCGAGGGACTTCGCGTCCACAAGGACGGCTCGAGGTTTCGCGCCACCGAAGTGATCACCCCGCTGCGGGACGATCGAGGTCGCCACCGTGGTTACGCCGTCTTCGTGCGCGACGTCTCGTCGCTCTACGAGGAACTCGAGTCGGTAACCGATCGGTGTGAGACGCTCGAGCGCCGCGAGGCGGTCGCTCGCGGGCACCGTCGGCTCACCCTGGCACTGCTCGCCGCGGAGGACCACGAAGCCGTCGAACGGAACGCGTGTGCGGCGATCGTAGACGGTGACGCCTACGCCTTCGCCTGGATCGACCGGACCACCGTCGACGAGCGGACGATGCCACGACGGGCTGCAAGCGGCGTCGATCCGGACGCGATCGACGGGGTGCTCCCCGACGACTGGGACGGGGCGCAGGCCGTCGTCGGCGATGGCGGACCGAAGCGATCGACGACGGTCGACGTGATCGGTGAACCGGCAGGCAACGAAGCCAGCGGCGCGAACGATGAGGACCGGAACGAACTCGTGTTCACGACCCCTGTCGACGGCACCCTCGAGGGCGAGCGGTTCGACGGAACGGTCGCGTCAGTTCCCCTTTCCGACGGCGACACGACCTACGGGACGCTCTCGGTCGCAACCCGGCGGGCAGCGATCGACGACGAGGAGCGACGGTGGCTCGAGACGATCGCTCGGCAGGTCGGCTACGCCATCAGGGCGGTCCGCCGGCGGAACCTCCTGCTGTCGGACCGGGTGGTCGAACTCGAGATCGTCTGTCGGGACGACGAATCGTTCTTCGTCGACGCGAGCCGTCGGCTCGGTTGTCGATTCGAACTCGACTCGCTCGTGGCGATTTCGGAGACGACGCAACTGTACTACCTCTACCTCGAGGGTGCAGAGCCGGCGGCGGTGTTCGATCTGGTCGACGCCGATCACGGGATCGAGGACTGTCGGCTCATCGAGACCGACGAGGACGGCTGCCGACTCGAGTTCGTCGTCGAGGGATCCTCGCCCACGCTGACGCTGACGGAGTACGGCATGACGGTCGTCGACGCCGTCTTCGCCGACGGCGTGGCGACGATCACCGCCGAGTGTGCGGCCGACGCGGACCTCCGGACCATCGTCGACGGCCTGCGCGCGTCGTTCCCCGATTCGGAGGTAGTCAGCAAGCGCGAGACCGAACGCGCCGTCCAGACCGCCCGCGAGTTCAGGGACGGACTCGAGGAGCGCCTGACCGACCGGCAGGAGGCCGCCCTGCGGGCAGCGTACTTCGGCGGGTACTACGACTGGCCCCGGGAGAGTACGGCCGAGGAGGTCGCCGACGCGATGGGCATCTCCTCGCCGACGCTTCACAACCACCTCCGGAAGGGCCAGCACGAGCTACTGCGGACGTTCTTCGACGATCCGGGAGAAGAGACGATCGATGGGGAGTGA